Proteins from a genomic interval of Lycium ferocissimum isolate CSIRO_LF1 chromosome 2, AGI_CSIRO_Lferr_CH_V1, whole genome shotgun sequence:
- the LOC132040645 gene encoding uncharacterized protein LOC132040645 — MDRNVGKGMMGQQNYEQGRYSSVETRNEVIGSTNQRFFQDPSGSINTNIRPPDFTAPVGARPVNYSIQTGEEFALEFMRERVNPKQHLVPHASGGTSGATSYMDLKDILGISHTGSESGSDISMIAPMEKGRDQNHERSRTSVNDEKSYHQVVQSVPRTSSRNSNIRGYQSHVSSRSSTSEKLRFLCSFGGRIMPRPSDGKLRYVGGDTHLIRVSKDISYEELMQKMLTIYSHAHTLKYQLPGEDLDALVSVSCDEDVQNMIEECHVPEGDGSQKMRIFLFSNSDLDDTQAGIENVEGDSEMQYVVAVNGMDLGSRRNSIALASTSGNNLDEFLSLTIGRENGRVAADASHSVAGVPLTGQSGHVMVSGSLHASDSNQQGYHGQTIHHGGAEWRPLPPSMPVDNFQNLDAKSTGLPQYGHDPHPPNSSQLTDNFVVSSGHSYLNGEGGSTYEQPYRSSHMNSQEAPAEVVKMKRDVSFQKKVELAKDQSLEKEVLKDAKMKRESSAQKLNEPEKMRSAETEKVVSSNSVVNSAPSPVSRVEASNSAATAVSGNSVLPSKLNGKSQEQVQGTVSLGAVQEEKPDGYSEDGLFSASGRTLNAGYGDCEAYPYDLSYEPPSMPPRVFRSERLPREQAGLNRLSKSDDSSAAQFIMTHAHSEGSQQILESVDKLHDGNVNPYTGRFIPSDKNLSANQPATEEKKVEHQQTVELSDNAKGVNSKVGEDVSEANLEKPELKAATYADKVKSGPNNPITSNTVHDVSASKPPELHWGDAAANRPEENKPTGQIQPLAEREPQVAAVATGKPSATSGSPEYGDILIDINDHYPREFLSDIFSQAKIMGDSSVPVPVRADGTALSLNMENHEPKHWSFFQKLAQDDFIRKDVSLIDQDHLSLSSTRAKVGDEASIDYGYPPFSGGAMIDHMDSRMNIEGDIQHPSRDNVEPSTMNMPSDYNPSQTTVIQNTQYDGCIPESDYQIIKNEDLEELRELGSGTFGTVYHGKWRGTDVAIKRIKKSCFTGRSSEQERLTHEFWREASILSKLHHPNVVAFYGVVQDGPGGTLATVTEFMVNGSLRHVLLCKDRHLERRKKLIIAMDAAFGMEYLHSKNIVHFDLKCDNLLVNLKDPSRPICKVGDFGLSKIKRNTLVTGGVRGTLPWMAPELLNGSSNKVSEKVDVFSFGIVLWEILTGEEPYANMHYGAIIGGIVNNTLRPLVPSYCDTEWRILMEQCWAPDPSVRPCFTEIARRLRAMSAACPTRPLAHPPQNQQSK, encoded by the exons ATGGATAGAAATGTTGGCAAAGGCATGATGGGACAGCAGAACTATGAACAAGGCCGCTATAGCTCTGTAGAGACTAGAAATGAGGTTATTGGTTCTACAAATCAGAGATTTTTTCAGGATCCATCTGGTTCTATTAATACAAACATAAGACCACCTGATTTCACTGCACCTGTTGGAGCTAGGCCTGTAAATTATTCTATTCAGACTGGTGAGGAGTTTGCTCTGGAGTTTATGCGGGAAAGGGTGAACCCTAAGCAGCATCTTGTTCCGCATGCTTCTGGTGGGACTAGTGGTGCAACTTCTTATATGGACCTGAAGGACATACTTGGAATATCTCATACAGGTTCTGAAAGCGGATCAGATATCTCCATGATTGCCCCAATGGAAAAAGGTCGAGATCAAAATCATGAGAGATCTAGGACTTCCGTAAATGATGAGAAGTCCTACCACCAAGTTGTGCAATCTGTGCCCAGAACCTCATCAAGAAATAGCAACATCCGTGGGTATCAAAGCCACGTATCTTCTAGATCTAGCACATCAGAAAAGTTGAGGTTTCTCTGCAGTTTTGGCGGTAGAATTATGCCTCGTCCAAGTGATGGAAAACTTAGATATGTTGGAGGTGATACACATCTTATTCGAGTCAGTAAGGATATTTCTTATGAGGAGCTTATGCAGAAGATGTTGACAATATATAGCCATGCTCATACCCTAAAATATCAGCTTCCTGGTGAGGATCTTGATGCGTTGGTGTCAGTTTCTTGTGATGAGGATGTGCAGAATATGATAGAGGAATGTCATGTTCCAGAAGGTGATGGATCACAGAAAATGCGGATTTTTCTCTTCTCTAACAGTGACTTGGATGATACTCAAGCTGGGATTGAGAATGTTGAAGGAGATTCAGAGATGCAGTATGTTGTTGCTGTCAATGGCATGGACTTGGGGTCTAGAAGAAACTCAATTGCTCTGGCAAGCACTTCAGGAAATAATCTCGATGAGTTTCTTAGTTTAACAATTGGCCGGGAGAATGGTCGAGTTGCTGCTGATGCTTCTCATTCAGTGGCTGGTGTGCCTCTAACTGGTCAATCTGGTCATGTGATGGTGTCAGGTTCATTACATGCCTCTGACTCCAACCAACAAGGGTACCATGGTCAAACTATTCATCACGGCGGTGCTGAATGGAGACCTTTACCCCCTTCCATGCCTGTTGACAACTTCCAAAATTTAGATGCCAAAAGCACTGGTTTGCCACAGTACGGGCATGATCCTCATCCACCCAACTCCTCACAACTCACAGATAACTTTGTTGTTAGTTCTGGCCACAGTTACCTGAATGGGGAAGGAGGTTCAACTTACGAGCAGCCATATAGAAGTTCGCATATGAACAGCCAAGAAGCACCAGCTGAGGTggtaaaaatgaaaagagacGTCTCTTTCCAGAAGAAAGTTGAACTTGCTAAAGATCAATCTCTGGAAAAGGAAGTGCTTAAGGACGCAAAGATGAAAAGAGAAAGCTCTGCACAAAAATTGAATGAGCCTGAGAAAATGCGGTCTGCGGAAACTGAAAAAGTTGTTTCCTCGAATTCAGTTGTCAATTCTGCCCCAAGTCCTGTTTCCCGAGTTGAAGCATCAAATTCTGCTGCTACGGCAGTTTCTGGAAATTCTGTCTTGCCATCTAAACTGAATGGGAAGAGTCAGGAACAAGTGCAAGGCACAGTGTCTCTTGGAGCTGTTCAAGAAGAAAAACCCGATGGATATAGTGAAGATGGCCTCTTTTCTGCATCTGGTAGAACTTTGAACGCAGGCTATGGCGATTGTGAAGCATACCCATATGACCTTAGCTATGAGCCACCTTCAATGCCTCCACGAGTTTTTCGTTCTGAACGTTTGCCCAGGGAACAGGCTGGCCTAAATCGCTTGTCCAAATCTGATGATTCCTCTGCTGCGCAGTTCATAATGACCCATGCACACTCCGAAGGCAGCCAGCAGATCCTGGAATCAGTTGATAAAttacatgatggaaatgtgaATCCCTATACTGGGAGGTTTATACCTTCTGATAAGAATCTGTCTGCTAATCAACCTGCTACCGAAGAGAAAAAGGTTGAACATCAGCAGACTGTAGAGTTAAGTGACAATGCCAAGGGAGTTAATTCAAAAGTTGGTGAAGATGTTTCTGAAGCAAATCTTGAGAAGCCAGAACTGAAAGCAGCAACTTATGCTGATAAAGTGAAATCGGGACCAAATAATCCTATCACTAGCAATACTGTTCATGACGTATCTGCTTCCAAGCCACCGGAGCTTCATTGGGGTGATGCAGCTGCAAATAGACCAGAGGAAAATAAACCTACAGGGCAAATACAGCCATTAGCTGAGAGAGAGCCTCAAGTTGCAGCAGTGGCCACAGGGAAGCCATCTGCTACCAGTGGCTCTCCTGAGTACGGGGACATTCTTATTGACATTAATGACCACTATCCCCGAGAGTTCCTCTCTGATATTTTTTCCCAAGCTAAAATAATGGGTGATTCATCAGTGCCTGTTCCAGTGCGCGCTGATGGAACTGCTTTGAGTTTGAATATGGAGAACCATGAACCAAAGCACTGGtctttttttcaaaagctagCCCAAGATGATTTCATCAGAAAAGACGTGTCTCTGATAGACCAGGATCATCTTAGTCTCTCTTCTACTCGGGCAAAGGTTGGGGATGAAGCATCCATTGATTATGGTTATCCTCCTTTTAGTGGTGGAGCTATGATAGACCATATGGACTCCCGAATGAATATTGAAGGTGATATTCAACACCCATCACGCGATAATGTTGAACCATCCACCATGAATATGCCTTCAGATTACAATCCTTCTCAAACCACTGTCATTCAAAACACACAGTATGATGGATGCATACCCGAATCCGATTATCAG ATTATCAAGAATGAAGATCTTGAGGAGTTGAGGGAATTGGGTTCTGGAACATTTGGAACTGTTTACCATGGAAAATGGAGAGGAACTGATGTTGCCATAAAGAGAATAAAGAAAAGCTGTTTCACAGGTCGCTCATCAGAGCAGGAGAGATTG ACTCATGAGTTTTGGCGTGAAGCTTCAATTCTTTCAAAGCTTCATCATCCAAATGTGGTGGCATTTTATGGTGTAGTGCAAGATGGGCCAGGGGGAACTCTTGCCACAGTAACAGAATTCATGGTGAATGGGTCTCTCAGACATGTTTTGCTTTGCAAGGACAG ACACCTGGAACGCCGCAAGAAGCTGATAATTGCAATGGATGCTGCATTTGGAATGGAATATCTGCATTCAAAGAATATTGTACATTTTGATTTGAAATGTGACAATTTGCTTGTCAACTTAAAAGATCCTTCCCGACCCATCTGTAAG GTTGGTGACTTTGgactttcaaaaataaagagaaatacGTTGGTCACTGGTGGTGTTAGGGGAACCCTTCCATGGATGGCTCCAGAGCTATTGAATGGTAGCAGTAATAAGGTTTCTGAGAAG GTTGATGTTTTTTCCTTTGGGATTGTGCTATGGGAAATTCTGACTGGCGAGGAACCTTATGCTAATATGCATTATGGAGCAATTATAG GTGGTATAGTCAACAACACCTTGAGGCCACTTGTTCCAAGCTACTGCGATACCGAGTGGAGAATTCTTATGGAACAGTGTTGGGCTCCAGATCCTTCTGTTAGGCCATGTTTTACTGAAATTGCCAGACGCTTACGTGCTATGTCTGCGGCATGCCCAACAAGACCACTAGCTCATCCACCTCAAAACCAACAGTCCAAGTAA